The following proteins are encoded in a genomic region of Oreochromis aureus strain Israel breed Guangdong linkage group 8, ZZ_aureus, whole genome shotgun sequence:
- the LOC120441371 gene encoding uncharacterized protein LOC120441371, with translation MSSTLDIQQLLPIKEELDEWSPDMEQQVQLLSIKKEEEEEADITDFPLAAAAAVKSENEEKVHSLFHHVKNEYKDEEEPQTSSSGQDLRTCDEIQTAEDTTSNHHDAPASYRLLSPLQPNTPTYTSMQRPQQIESVFNVFYNEDAAFQKLLTLLTELTREVRDLREEVRALNQSCSNEPLDAGGLPLDLPLHNMDELNNAEATLQLPESYKTMVRCFSLIGGTTLEVRVRRILAYVITNELASGLNWAGRKTKDQTKQKRAFKETALCRCIFDGLTQQVGVNAVSEFAFAQAVQKWLCCAPDRMGGAGRRISSPIPE, from the exons ATGTCTTCAACCTTGG ATATTCAGCAGCTGTTACCAATCAAAGAAGAACTTGATGAGTGGAGCCCTGATATGGAGCAGCAAGTCCAGCTCCTCAGCATaaagaaggaagaggaggaggaagctgaCATCACTGATTTCCCgctcgctgctgctgctgcggtgaagagtgaaaatgaagagaaagtGCACTCACTGTTTCATCATGTTAAAAACGAATATAAGGACGAGGAGGAGCCTCAGACCAGCAgctcag GGCAAGATTTAAGAACATGTGATGAAATCCAGACAGCTGAAGACACTACTAGCAACCATCACGATGCCCCGGCCAGCTACCGGCTCCTTTCACCGCTCCAGCCCAACACACCAACCTACACATCTATGCAACGTCCCCAGCAAATAGAGTCTGTGTTCAATGTCTTCTATAATGAAG ATGCAGCCTTCCAAAAACTGCTAACCTTGTTGACAGAGCTGACCAGAGAAGTCAGGGACCTCCGTGAGGAGGTCAGAGCTCTCAATCAATCCTGCAGCAATGAACCTCTTGATGCTGGGGGTTTGCCTCTGGATTTGCCTTTGCACAATATGGATGAGCTGAACAATGCAGAGGCAACTCTGCAGTTACCAGAATCATATAAAACAATG GTGAGATGCTTTTCTTTGATTGGagggaccacactggaggtgcgagtccgccgtATACTAGCCTATGTCATTACAAATGAGCTGGCCTCTGGACTTAACTGGGCTGGGAGGAAAACTAAGGACCAGACCAAGCAAAAgagggcatttaaagagacagcgctCTGCAGATGCATTTTTG atggcctgacTCAGCAGGTGGGGGTAAATGCAGTTTCTGAGTTTGCCTTCGCCCAAGCAGTGCAGAAATGGCTCTGCTGTGCTCCAGATCGGATGGGTGGTGCAGGACGCAGGATATCCAGCCCCATCCCAGAGTAA